In Hermetia illucens chromosome 1, iHerIll2.2.curated.20191125, whole genome shotgun sequence, one genomic interval encodes:
- the LOC119661356 gene encoding protein phtf, translating to MKLDEIVCWYQKKIGTYDKQQWEKTVEQKILSGFTNVTLKNATLKTEFIDVDLVRGSSFPKAKPKQTLVTVIRLAILRYFFLPIYAKWWVAQTSPQLFVILLCLYISQMINWGIYTFHANRVEPNNSETSVPISELLIPIALGLVLSLIHSQIVATNTCNGVNSNRKRTISSGKPRERVRRRRRITRLRFSESSSGIPSHNGHRNCSNTSSKPPTEYLYHSQNSTLAEMPVPVQTNPSNTNEIRCSKNICNVGLRTSVKPITTRTDKLPEAKTILLSDNKPQPSLYLDNTLVLDNAAEQTDSSEEQTIEDLSTTVIQKKRNVNWDSPVHNYASSLETINTSPTNSGSTETIRNSPKTKSVRIDDTVREFYYQLVAQAEELPQIMIEAHPAEPIGDDDGFESLNGKSSSGEENTLLVENHHMLDNSNNISRNNFQSHLDNNHLRRRRQMKNPSPSDGESCTEKDEISAMNKHRLSVATHSYHRKVPLSSESDYERCSRAGTLPQMRNKLGSQSVDLLHKIGRSEDSSEDTDEEGDVGETAPSPISIISSPNYNEGGTSATDWFGITTNSEECSYSSEIENTDFTNDDGLDHDYTPTVILNPSGGSNDRINCTIWDRHDVKKAEMSVLDISSCIIERVEAMPETCDYLYIGIAFSIFLSFVPIFCRLCEQATVDAENSNEINYFELPLLLLEKASFSFLTILHFAFGDCLWKRTVLTVAFLQRLFLTVLLFFLFAVAERTFKQKFLYAKLFSHLTSSRRARKSDLPHFRLNKVRNIKTWLSVRSYLKRRGPQRSVDVIVSAAFMITLLLLAFLSVEWLKDSVQIHSQLNLEALLWSSAIGIFLLRFMTLGNKINRKYRSVSVLITEQINLYLQIEQKPKKKDELMVSNNVLKLATDLLKELESPFKISGLSANPYLYTTIKVVILSALSGVLSEMLGFKLKLHKIKIK from the exons ATGAAATTAGATGAAATCGTATGTTG GTATCAAAAGAAAATCGGAACCTACGACAAACAACAATGGGAGAAAACAGTAGAACAAAAAATTCTAAGTGGTTTTACCAATGTAACATTAAAGAATGCTACACTAAAAACAGAGTTCATAGATGTCGATTTAGTTAGAG GTTCATCGTTTCCTAAAGCTAAACCAAAACAAACTCTTGTGACTGTGATACGTTTAGCCATATTAcgttatttttttcttccaatCTATGCAAAATGGTGGGTGGCGCAGACATCGCCACAActatttgttatcttactttgTCTTTATATATCGCAAATGATAAATTGGGGCATTTATACATTTCATGCGAATCGCGTAGAGCCTAACAATTCGGAG ACTTCTGTACCTATCTCAGAGCTTCTTATACCTATTGCCTTAGGATTAGTTTTAAGCCTTATACATTCGCAAATTGTTGCAACAAATACCTGCAATGGAGTCAATTCAAATCGAAAGCGAACGATTAGTAGTGGCAAGCCTCGCGAACGTGTCAGAAGGAGACGAAGGATTACAAG ATTGCGCTTCTCAGAATCGTCGTCTGGAATTCCGTCCCATAATGGACACCGCAATTGCAGCAACACCTCATCCAAACCCCCCACAGAATATTTATACCATTCACAAAACTCCACTTTGGCTGAGATGCCCGTACCTGTCCAAACTAATCCTTCAAATACAAATGAAATTAGATGTAGTAAAAATATATGTAATGTAGGCTTAAGGACTTCGGTAAAGCCGATAACTACACGAACTGATAAATTGCCAGAAGCTAAAACTATACTGCTTAGTGATAACAAACCGCAGCCAAGTCTTTACTTAGATAATACATTAGTCCTAGACAATGCCGCAGAGCAAACAGATAGTTCTGAAGAACAAACCATTGAAGATTTATCGACGACAGTAATCCAGAAGAAACGAAATGTTAATTGGGATTCGCCGGTACACAATTATGCAAGTAGCCTGGAAACTATCAACACCAGTCCGACTAACAGTGGATCAACTGAGACGATACGAAACTCGCCCAAAACTAAATCAGTCCGAATAGATGACACTGTTCGTGAATTCTACTATCAATTAGTTGCACAAGCTGAAGAATTGCCTCAAATAATGATAGAAGCACATCCAGCTGAACCTATTGGGGATGATGATGGATTTGAAAGTTTGAATGGAAAAAGTTCAAGTGGTGAAGAAAATACCTTACTAGTCGAGAATCATCACATGCTAGACAATAGTAATAATATCAGTAGAAATAATTTCCAGTCACATTTAGACAATAATCATTTACGGCGACGTAGGCAAATGAAGAACCCGAGCCCATCAGACGGAGAATCGTGTACGGAAAAAGATGAAATTTCTGCTATG AATAAACACCGACTGTCGGTCGCTACACATAGCTACCACCGCAAAGTACCGCTGTCATCAGAATCCGATTATGAGCGATGTTCGCGTGCAGGAACTTTACCACAAATGCGAAATAAATTAGGATCACAATCTGTAGATCTTCTGCATAAGATTGGACGTAGCGAAGATAGCAGTGAAGATACGGATGAAGAAGGCGATGTAGGGGAAACTGCGCCTAGTCCAATTTCAATTATCTCCAGCCCAAATTATAACGAAGGTGGAACATCTGCAACAGATTGGTTCGGGATTACCACTAACA GCGAGGAATGTAGCTATAGTAGTGAAATAGAAAATACAGATTTCACAAATGATGATGGTTTAGATCATGACTATACACCGACAGTCATTTTGAATCCATCGGGAGGATCAAATGATAGAA TAAATTGCACCATCTGGGACCGGCATGACGTGAAAAAGGCGGAAATGTCCGTGCTAGACATCTCATCTTGTATAATCGAAAGGGTCGAAGCAATGCCAGAAACCTGTGACTACTTATATATCGGCATAGCATTCTCGATATTTCTAAGCTTTGTACCTATCTTCTGCCGATTGTGTGAG CAAGCTACCGTCGATGCGGAGAATTCAAATGAGATAAACTACTTTGAATTGCCATTACTACTTCTAGAGAAAGCCTCATTCTCATTTTTGACCATATTGCACTTCGCTTTCGGAGATTGTCTATGGAAAAGGACAGTTCTGACAGTTGCATTTCTACAGCGACTGTTTTTAACTGTGTTACTGTTCTTTTTGTTTGCAGTTGCAGAAAGGACCTTCAAACAAAA ATTCTTGTATGCTAAATTGTTTTCACATTTGACGTCCTCGAGGCGAGCGCGAAAGTCCGATTTGCCTCATTTTCGACTGAATAAAGTGCGAAACATAAAAACGTGGTTAAGTGTACGATCCTATTTGAAG AGACGCGGTCCACAACGTTCTGTCGACGTTATCGTCTCAGCTGCATTCATGATCACATTGCTACTGTTAGCATTTTTAAGTGTGGAATGGCTGAAAGACTCTGTGCAAATCCACTCACAGCTTAACTTGGAAGCACTGCTTTGGTCAAGCGCAATTGGCATATTTTTATTGCGATTTATGACGCTTGGAAACAAAATCAACAGAAAATATCGAAGCGTGTCCGTACTGATAACTGAACAAATTAACTTGTATTTGCAG ATTGAACAAAAGCCGAAGAAGAAAGATGAACTGATGGTTTCCAACAATGTACTGAAGCTTGCAACTGATCTCCTCAAGGAATTAGAATCGCCATTCAAGATTTCTGGTTTGAGCGCGAATCCATATTTGTATACAACAATCAAAGTTGTTATATTATCTGCTCTCTCCGGCGTTTTGAGTGAAATGTTAGGATTTAAATTGAAActtcataaaattaaaattaagtaa